The genomic interval ACATGCGCGAGCCGATTCGATTCCTCGGCGAAAATTCCACGCTCCCCGTTTCGTGCATCCCCAACGCGGGACTTCCGCTCAACGTGGACGGGCAGGCTGTATATCCGCTTGAACCTGAACCGTATGCGAATGACATGTACGAATTTGTGACGAAGCATCATGTGCGTGTGGTTGGCGGATGTTGCGGCACGACGCCCGCGCATCTCAAACTTTTGGTGGATAAACTTGCCGATTACCAATTGCCCGATAGACAACCGCTTCAGACTACGCCTCAGCTTGCCTCTGCAATGTCGGCGATTGCCATGCGTCAAGACCCCGCCCCCACCCTGCTCGGCGAACGCTGTAACGCGCAAGGTTCGCGCAAGTTCAAGCGACTCCTGCTCGAAGAAGATTACGACGGCATTTTAGATATTGCCCGCGATCAAGTGGCTGGCGGCGCGCACGCGTTGGATATTTCCGTCGCTGTCACCGAACGCGCCGACGAAGGCGAACAGATGCGCAAGGTCATCAAGAAATTGCAAATGGGCGTGGACGTTCCGCTCGTCATTGATTCCACCGAAGTGGACGTTTTGGAGATCGCCTTGCAAACCGCGCCTGGGCGTTGCTTGATCAACTCCACGCATCTGGAAGCGGGTCGCACCAAAGCCGATAAAATTTTCGCGCTCGCCAAAAAATATAACGCCGCCGTCATCTGTCTCACGATTGACGAAAAAGGCATGGCGAAAACCGCGCAACATAAATATGAAGTGGCGCAACGCATCTACGACATCGCCGTCAACGAGCATGGACTCAAAGCCGAAGACTTAGTCTTCGACGATCTGACCTTCACGCTCGCAACAGGCGACGCGGAATTTATCGACTCCGCTAAAGAAACTATCGAAGGCATTCGCCTCATCGAAGAAAAACTGCCAGGCGTGATGACCTCGCTGGGCGTGAGCAACCTGTCCTTTGGGTTTGCCGCGCAAGCCCGCCCCGCCTTGAACTCGGTCATGCTCTATCACTGCGTGCAAGTTGGTTTGGATATGGCGATCGTCAACGCGGCGCACGTCAAGCCGTATGCGGAAATTGATCAAGAAGAGCGCGACCTGTGCGAAGATCTAATTTTCAATCGCCGTGGAGATGCTTTGCAGAGATTCATTCAACATTTTGAAAATGTAGAAATCTCAGACAATACAGTCGCCGACCCCACCGAAGGCATGACCTCCGAACAAAAACTTCACTGGAAGATCGTCCACCGCTTCAAAGACGGCGTGGAAGCGGATATTGATGAGATTATCAATCGCTCCCTCCTCCCTAACCCTTCCCCCGAAGGGGGAAGGGAATCCCCTCTCCCTTCGGGAGAGGGCGAGGGTGAGGGCAAGCCGCGCAAGTACAACCCACGCCTCCCCGACGAACTCAAAGAACGCATCCGCGAACTTCGTCAAAATGCAACTGATGCCGAGAAATTAATGTGGCAGCTTCTTCGCAATCGTGCGATTCATGATGCCAAATTTCGCAGGCAACATCCAATTGCAAGTTATATTCTCGACTTCTATTGCCATGAAGCAAAGCTGGCGATTGAACTTGATGGGAGTGGTCACCTAGAAGACAAGCAAGCAAAATATGATGACGAACGCACGAAGATTTTGAACGAACAAGGAATTCGAGTTCTGAGATTCTGGAATAATGATGTTCTAAAAGATACAGAATCTGTTCTGAACGAAATTTGGATTGCTTTGGAGGAAGCTTCCGCGACCTCCCTCATCCCCAACCCTTCCCCCGAAGGGGGAAGGGAGCCAGTTCCATCGAAACACGAAGTAGCCGTCCACACCCTCAACAACGTCCTGCTCCCCGCCATGAAAGAAGTCGGCGACAAGTTCGGCGCGGGCGAATTGATTCTGCCCTTCGTGCTTCAATCCGCTGAAGTGATGAAGAAGACCGTCGCGCATCTCGAAAATTATCTCGAAAAGATGGAAGGCGTCACAAAGGGAACGGTCGTCATTGCCACCGTCTATGGCGACGTGCATGACATTGGCAAGAATCTGGTCAAGACCATTTTGGCGAACAACGGCTACACCGTCGTGGACTTGGGCAAACAAGTCCCTGCTGAGACGATCATTACGAAGGCTATTGAAAACAACGCGACCGCAATTGGCTTGTCTGCTTTGTTGGTGTCCACGTCCAAGCAGATGCCGCTCATCGTCAACGAACTGCATCGGCGCAAGCATCAAATCCCCGTGCTGATCGGCGGCGCGGCGATCAATCGCCGCTTCGGGCGTAGAATTTTGCAAACCGAAAGCGGAGACTTCTACGAGTCAGGCGTCTTCTATTGCAAAGACGCGTTTGAAGGCTTGGACACAATGGACGCGCTGATTGACGAAGAAAAGCGTTTCGATCTAGTGGAAAAAATGCTCAAAGAATCGGCGATGGAATTGAGCCATGCCGCGCAGACCGAAACCGCCGCGCCAAGCGGACAACGCTCGAACGTCGTCCCCGCGCCGATTCCCTTGCCCGAAAAACTCGGACAGCGCATCGTCAAAGATATGCCGCTCGAAATGGTTATGCAACATCTCAACATCAACGAGTTGTATCGTTTGTCGTGGGGCGCAAAGAACACACACGGCGCCGAATGGGATAAGTTGAAAAAAGAATTTGACGCGCGCCTGATCTCGATGAGCAAAGATGGCTCCAAACGCGGCTGGCTCAAACCGCAGGCGGTGTACGGTTACTTCGCCTGTCAAGCCGACGGCGAGGAATTGATCGTCTATGCCGACGCGCAAGGTAAAAAAGAAGCGGCGCGTTTGATTTGTCCGCGCCAGCCGAACGGAGATTTCCTCGCGCTTTCGGATTATTTCGCTTCGGTCGAATCGGGTCAGTTGGATACGGTCGCGTTACAAATCGTCACCGTCGGCAAAGCCGCCACCGCTCTATTTGAAGAGTTGCAAGCCGCCAACGATTACACCGAAGCCTACTTCGTGCATGGACTCGCCGTCCAAGCCGCCGAAGCGACCGCAGACTATATCCACAATCACATCCGCCGCGAGTTGGGGATCGGCGCAAAGCAAGGCAAACGCTACTCGTGGGGCTACCCCGCCATCCCGATTCTTGAAGATCACTTCAAAGTCTTCAAACTGCTCCCCGCCGCCGAATTGGAACTTGGGCTGGGGCTTTCCGTTTCAGGACAGATCATCCCCGAAGAATCCACCGCCGCCATCGTCGTTCCGCACAAAGACGCGAAATATTACACGCTCGGAGAAACGCGGGTGGAACAGTTGATGAAACAATGAGCCGTATTTTAAAAAACAGCAACTTTCATCGAATTGTCATTGGTTTTATCGTGGCGCTAGGATTAAGTTTCGTGCTTGCGCCCTTTGTGCCACCTGCCATTGACTGGACAACGGCGTTTCGTCCTGCTGTTCTAAATTTATTATCTGGGCGCTCGCCGTATGACAGCCCGCTAATCGTTCATGCCCCATGGGGATTGCTCATGCTAACCCCATTTGCGCTACTTCCAGAGACTGTGGGCAGAGTTATGCTGATCTTCGTTGGCATTGCATCCTATGCTGTTGTCGCGCATCAACTGGGAGCAAAACCGATATCAGTTGTATTTCTGCTTATATCTCCGCTCGTCCTTCACGTCCTCTTGAACGGAAATCTGGATTGGCTGGCTGTTCTTGGCTTTGTTCTCCCGCCACAAATTGGCCTGTTTTTCATATCCATCAAACCACAAGTCGGTTTGGCAGTAGCTCCGTTTTGGTTAATTGAAACATGGCGGCACGGTGGTTGGAAACAAGTTTTCAAAACTTTTGCGCCGTTTACTGTCGTATTGTTCATCTCCTTTGCCTTATTTGGCTTTTGGCCATTTAAAGCGGCTAGTTATTCTGATCTGTGGTGGAACGCCAGTCTATGGCCCATGTCTATCCCTGTTGGTCTTGCATTATTTGTAACCGCACTGCGAAAACGGAAACTTGAATATGCCATGGCGGCTTCGCCGTGTCTCTCTCCGTACGTCCTATTTTATTCATGGGGTGGCGCTTTGCTTGCAATTATTTCATCTGTGCCTGAAACCATCGCCGCCGTAATTGGATTATGGATTCTTGTGGCAATTAGATATTTCTCGTAAGATTCAGTACAAGATTGGAAAAAGATCATGACTCAACCAACTTTTCTGGAAAGGCTTTCGAACACCACCCTCCTCGCCAACGGCGCGATGGGGACGATGCTCCACACGCGCGGAGTAGGATTCGATAAATGCTTCGATGAGCTCAACCTCACGAATCCTTCTGCGGTGGCAGAGATTCACCGCGAGCACATCGAAGCGGGTACGCAGTTGATCATCACCAACACATCCGCCGCGAGCTGGGACTCGGCGCGAAACAAGGCAAACGCTACTCGTGGGGCTATCCCGCCATCCCAATTCTTGAAGATCACTTCAAAGTCTTCAAACTGCTCCCCGCCGCCGAATCCGAACTTGGGCTGGGGCTTTCCGATTCGGGGCAGATCATCCCTGAAGAATCTACCGCCGCCATCGTCGTTCCGCACAAAGACGCGAAATATTACACGCTCGGCGAAACCAGAGTTGAGCAGTTAATGCGGTAGAACAAATTGCCAATTTGTTCTACAGGAGCCTCCCGTGAGTCAATTTTCCTACAAGAATTACTACCGCCGAAACCTTCCCCATATCCAGCCTGAGGGAGCAACGCTATTCATTACTTTCAGACTAGCAAATTCGCTTCCCAAAGAGATAATTGAGAAACTAAGAATAGAAAAGGACGAAACCGAAAAGAAAATTGCTCGGATTTCCGACAACAAGGAACGAGAAAAACAACTCTATTTGGCGCATCGCCGCCTTTTCGGCAAATGGGATGACGCGCTTGACATGCTCGCTCATGGCGAAAAATATCTCTCCAATCCACAGATAGCAGATCTGGTTGCGGAAAGTTTACTCTATCGAGATGGTAAAGTTTACGACCTGGAGACTTTTTCCATCATGCCAAATCATGGGCATCTTGTATGCGCGCCGCTCAAGAATCCAGAAGGTACGTACTTTTCACTTGCGAAAATCATGCACTCGCTCAAACGTTATACTGCTTATGAAGCAAATCAAATTTTGGGGCGTTCTGGCGCATTTTGGCAACATGAAAATTACGACCACTATGTTCGGGACGAAGCCGAACTCGAACGTATTATCAAGTATGTGATCAACAATCCAGTCAAAGCAGGTTTAGTAGACGATTGGAAAAGTTGGAAGTGGACTTATTGCAAATATGACATGTAGAGCAAATTGGCAAATTGCTCTACGGAGATAACAATGACAAATAAATTCTTAGACATCCTAGCCTCCCAGACCCTCCTCGCCGATGGTGCGATGGGAACCATGCTCCACACGCGCGGGGTGGGATTCGATAAATGCTTCGATGAACTCAATCTCACCAATCCCTCCGCTGTGGCGGAGATTCACCGCGAGTACATCGAGGCGGGCGCGCAGTTGATCATCACCAACACGTTCGGCGCGAATCGATTCAAACTCACCAAGCACGGATTGCAGGACGATGTCGCAGAGATCAACAAAGCCAGCGTTGACCTTGCCAAGCGCGTCG from Candidatus Defluviilinea gracilis carries:
- a CDS encoding homocysteine S-methyltransferase family protein; this encodes MSNRKYTNRSYLDALEKKILVFDGAMGTSLQVQNLTAEHFGGEQYNGCNDYLVISYPEAVEKVHRSFLEVGVDVLETDTFRSNRLTMVEYSLQDRIIEINMAAAQLAKRLANEYAEKTGQPRFVAGSIGPSGKLPSTNDPDLSNVTYDELIAAFAEQAEGLIRGGVDVLLIETSQDILEVKAAIAGLHQAFEKTQIYLPIQAQVTLDTTGRMLLGTDINASLTILEGMGIDVIGLNCSTGPEHMREPIRFLGENSTLPVSCIPNAGLPLNVDGQAVYPLEPEPYANDMYEFVTKHHVRVVGGCCGTTPAHLKLLVDKLADYQLPDRQPLQTTPQLASAMSAIAMRQDPAPTLLGERCNAQGSRKFKRLLLEEDYDGILDIARDQVAGGAHALDISVAVTERADEGEQMRKVIKKLQMGVDVPLVIDSTEVDVLEIALQTAPGRCLINSTHLEAGRTKADKIFALAKKYNAAVICLTIDEKGMAKTAQHKYEVAQRIYDIAVNEHGLKAEDLVFDDLTFTLATGDAEFIDSAKETIEGIRLIEEKLPGVMTSLGVSNLSFGFAAQARPALNSVMLYHCVQVGLDMAIVNAAHVKPYAEIDQEERDLCEDLIFNRRGDALQRFIQHFENVEISDNTVADPTEGMTSEQKLHWKIVHRFKDGVEADIDEIINRSLLPNPSPEGGRESPLPSGEGEGEGKPRKYNPRLPDELKERIRELRQNATDAEKLMWQLLRNRAIHDAKFRRQHPIASYILDFYCHEAKLAIELDGSGHLEDKQAKYDDERTKILNEQGIRVLRFWNNDVLKDTESVLNEIWIALEEASATSLIPNPSPEGGREPVPSKHEVAVHTLNNVLLPAMKEVGDKFGAGELILPFVLQSAEVMKKTVAHLENYLEKMEGVTKGTVVIATVYGDVHDIGKNLVKTILANNGYTVVDLGKQVPAETIITKAIENNATAIGLSALLVSTSKQMPLIVNELHRRKHQIPVLIGGAAINRRFGRRILQTESGDFYESGVFYCKDAFEGLDTMDALIDEEKRFDLVEKMLKESAMELSHAAQTETAAPSGQRSNVVPAPIPLPEKLGQRIVKDMPLEMVMQHLNINELYRLSWGAKNTHGAEWDKLKKEFDARLISMSKDGSKRGWLKPQAVYGYFACQADGEELIVYADAQGKKEAARLICPRQPNGDFLALSDYFASVESGQLDTVALQIVTVGKAATALFEELQAANDYTEAYFVHGLAVQAAEATADYIHNHIRRELGIGAKQGKRYSWGYPAIPILEDHFKVFKLLPAAELELGLGLSVSGQIIPEESTAAIVVPHKDAKYYTLGETRVEQLMKQ
- a CDS encoding transposase → MSQFSYKNYYRRNLPHIQPEGATLFITFRLANSLPKEIIEKLRIEKDETEKKIARISDNKEREKQLYLAHRRLFGKWDDALDMLAHGEKYLSNPQIADLVAESLLYRDGKVYDLETFSIMPNHGHLVCAPLKNPEGTYFSLAKIMHSLKRYTAYEANQILGRSGAFWQHENYDHYVRDEAELERIIKYVINNPVKAGLVDDWKSWKWTYCKYDM